The region CATTGAGGAATTGAAAGAATTAATGTACGGTTTATTTGTTTATAGAGGAATAACTTCTAATCATACCATTGAGGAATTGAAAGAATTGTACTAAGCTTCTAGAGAACTTTACTATAGCACTTCTAATCATACCATTGAGGAATTGAAAGAGCGTTAAGAGTGGTAAAAAAGGACAGAGAATCTAGTCTTCTAATCATACCATTGAGGAATTGAAAGATTTTAGAAGCAAATGGAATAAATGAATTAAAACACCTTCTAATCATACCATTGAGGAATTGAAAGATAATCAGCACCCTTCAATAGGTTTTCAAACATTGTCTTCTAATCATACCATTGAGGAATTGAAAGAACCCTTTCCAATCACAACGTAAATTCCTATGGGACTTCTAATCATACCATTGAGGAATTGAAAGGTTACAATGCTTAAATCAGCAACTAAAGAAAACTTACTTCTAATCATACCATTGAGGAATTGAAAGACACTATGCTCTTTAACTTGTCCTTTTGCATAACGTCTTCTAATCATACCATTGAGGAATTGAAAGAGCTTTAGCAAAAGGTAATCATAAAAGAGCATATAACTTCTAATCATACCATTGAGGAATTGAAAGAGTATGGAGTAAGAAGATAGCACCGTATAGGTCGATCTTCTAATCATACCATTGAGGAATTGAAAGTCTTCAACATCAATTACAGATAATTTTATAAGTATGCTTCTAATCATACCATTGAGGAATTGAAAGAAATGCGTGATACAGTGATTAAAGACTGCCTGAATACTTCTAATCATACCATTGAGGAATTGAAAGCAAGAAGTAAAACTAACTAAAGCACTATTTGACTTACTTCTAATCATACCATTGAGGAATTGAAAGAGCTGAACGAGCAATATTCATTTTAGCACTTAAACTCTTCTAATCATACCATTGAGGAATTGAAAGTGAACTAAACTACCTAAGTGAAAATGAATGGATGATCTTCTAATCATACCATTGAGGAATTGAAAGATGGGAGATGAGGAAGTACGTCAAGCTCGCCAAAGCTTCTAATCATACCATTGAGGAATTGAAAGATTCTTAGCATCTTCTAATCCTAAAACAGTTTCGCTCTTCTAATCATACCATTGAGGAATTGAAAGACATTTGTCATAGATCTATTATCTGAAGTTCTCATCTTCTAATCATACCATTGAGGAATTGAAAGTTTTCTAAAATGTAATTAGCAACCCCGACGCTGCCTCTTCTAATCATACCATTGAGGAATTGAAAGGCACAAGTCACACGGCTGGCGTGTATTATTTCAGTGCTTCTAATCATACCATTGAGGAATTGAAAGAATTTTGATAAAAAGCTTCAGGAATTACCATTTGAACTTCTAATCATACCATTGAGGAATTGAAAGAATTAAATAAAGCCTCATATTTTTGTTGACCATCAACTTCTAATCATACCATTGAGGAATTGAAAGACAAATAACACAATAGTAAGACGTGGGAGTGATGGAACTTCTAATCATACCATTGAGGAATTGAAAGACTTTCTCCTTTGCGTACAGTTCTAATGCCCATACACTTCTAATCATACCATTGAGGAATTGAAAGAAAGTTACTAATGAAACTAAAAAAGCTGAAGAAGGACTTCTAATCATACCATTGAGGAATTGAAAGATTTTTTCACGTACTTCAAAAGGTACATACAGTGTTCTTCTAATCATACCATTGAGGAATTGAAAGGAGAGTAAAACAGAAGAAGATTTATTGAAAGAAAAACTTCTAATCATACCATTGAGGAATTGAAAGATGGTTGTAGCTTTGATGGGAAAAGGTTTGCAAATGCTTCTAATCATACCATTGAGGAATTGAAAGCAGCTTCTTCACTGTCCGAGGCAGGGGGGATTTCTTCTTCTAATCATACCATTGAGGAATTGAAAGATTGATAAAAAAACAAAGGCTTTGCTTGAAAAAATGCTTCTAATCATACCATTGAGGAATTGAAAGAAGTTAGAAAAACAACTTCACCGACCGGGGCGCCCCCTTCTAATCATACCATTGAGGAATTGAAAGTTAGGAAGACCTTTATCTTATGCATCCACTAAGTGGGCTTCTAATCATACCATTGAGGAATTGAAAGCACAAGAAGAAGCTAAAGGTGGAAGAGAAAAATTAGCTTCTAATCATACCATTGAGGAATTGAAAGACCTGCTTAACAACCCTATCTGATTGACTAAATTCTCTTCTAATCATACCATTGAGGAATTGAAAGTATCTGATTGATATTTGATACAACGTCCATTCAAGCTTCTAATCATACCATTGAGGAATTGAAAGATTGAATACTTTGAAGTTTGATCCCCATAAATTACACTTCTAATCATACCATTGAGGAATTGAAAGAGTCTTTATTGGTCATTTTCCCAAACCACTTGCGAACTTCTAATCATACCATTGAGGAATTGAAAGTAAGTACAAGCCCTAATAAGTTCAAGGGCAGACTTGCTTCTAATCATACCATTGAGGAATTGAAAGTAAGTACAAGCCCTAATAAGTTCAAGGGCAGACTTGCTTCTAATCATACCATTGAGGAATTGAAAGTTAAAGAAGCTGATATCGTTAAAATGGTTAAGTATACTTCTAATCATACCATTGAGGAATTGAAAGCACATTGTAACGCGAATGTATGCGATAGCCGAAAACCTTCTAATCATACCATTGAGGAATTGAAAGAGTCACATAATTAATAGAAGATACGTTTTCGGGGTTCTTCTAATCATACCATTGAGGAATTGAAAGTCAAAAACAATAAAAATAAATGATGAATCATATTGCCTTCTAATCATACCATTGAGGAATTGAAAGATTCGATAAGCTGGAATGAAGTCCAGGTTCGTGCTGCTTCTAATCATACCATTGAGGAATTGAAAGCCAAAAACTTGATATAGTACTTTTTATTATTCTCTACTTCTAATCATACCATTGAGGAATTGAAAGACATTTGTAACTGAGTTGTTATCTGAAGTTTTCATGCTTCTAATCATACCATTGAGGAATTGAAAGATTCAAGCAAACTTAGATGCAGTAGCAAAAGCAGGTACTTCTAATCATACCATTGAGGAATTGAAAGTAAACTTATCGTATGTGATTGTTGTTAATTTTCTACACTTCTAATCATACCATTGAGGAATTGAAAGTTGCTTTTGGTTTTATTCTAGTTTTAAAAGTGATACTTCTAATCATACCATTGAGGAATTGAAAGTAAGTTGGGAATTATCAAACGGTTTTGCCATTTCTGCTTCTAATCATACCATTGAGGAATTGAAAGTTAGATAGAGGTGGAGCAACAAACATGGGAGTAACACTTCTAATCATACCATTGAGGAATTGAAAGTCAAACGCATCCTCTATACTCACAGTAGGCACATAACTTCTAATCATACCATTGAGGAATTGAAAGGTAAAACAAGAAAATAAGAAATACCCAAGGGATAGTCTTCTAATCATACCATTGAGGAATTGAAAGGATGGTAAAGTTTACTTTAAAATGGTTTTTGGTGCACTTCTAATCATACCATTGAGGAATTGAAAGGTTGTTCAAACACAAGGTAAGGCATTTTCTAAGGCACTTCTAATCATACCATTGAGGAATTGAAAGTTTACAGAGTACTCAGTATATAGCTCCTGATCTTTGACTTCTAATCATACCATTGAGGAATTGAAAGAGGACAAGGTTTAACTCCTACCATAAATGGAGTGCACTTCTAATCATACCATTGAGGAATTGAAAGAACAAAGTTATAATGGATATATGCGGATGGGCATCAGCTTCTAATCATACCATTGAGGAATTGAAAGATAGAATTAGAATTTGTAATCAATTCACCTGAATTACTTCTAATCATACCATTGAGGAATTGAAAGTTCTCTATCTTCTTAGGTCTAATGTTTAGTATCTCACTTCTAATCATACCATTGAGGAATTGAAAGAACAAAGTAATAGCACCAAACAATCAAGTAAACTTTTAATCGTACCATTGAGGAATTGAAAGAATGTTTACACGGGAGTTGGTAACAATTACCAATCTTCTAATCATACCATTTAAGAATTAAAAGATCAATATTAGGGCAGATAAGCCTTATATGGACAACTTCTAGTCATACCATTTAGGAATTAAAAGTAATTGACGATTGCATCCAAGCTAAGAGCGAGAATACTTCTAATCATACTATTGAGGAATTGAAAGCGCTGTAAGAAGTAAGCTGCTAATCCTGTTAGCATGAATTTCTAATCATACCCCATTAAGGAATTGAAAGTTTTTTGTAAGGAAGCTTGATTTGTGCAGCTGTTCACTTCTAATTATATCATCTAAGAATTGATGTGAAAATATTAATTTACTATTAATGATCCCTTATCAGGATTCCTTATATTGTAATTCTCTTATTAACTTAACCAAACTATGGCTGCAGATAGAACACGTACCTTCTCTTGGGAGGACCCTATAAAAGCATTAGAAGAAGCCAAGAAGCTAAATGGATATGACTTTCTGATAAATGTACTAGAGGGGAATCTACCAATGGCTCCAATTCAAAAGGCCATATCATCACGAGTAGTCTCTGTGGAGAAAGGACAGGTAATATTCCAATTAAAATGCGAGGAGTTTCATTATAATCCTATCGAGAATGTACATGGCGGGATTATCAGTACAGTACTAGACTCAGCCATCGGCTGCTCATTATTAAGAACCTTAGAAATAGGGGAGAGCTTTACATCCTTAGATTTGAAAGTAAATTTCTTGTGTAAGATTACTGCTGATTCACCTACTTTAAAGACTTAAACAAAGATTATTCACAAGGGTAGAACTACCGCTTACTTGGAATGTGAGTTAGTAGATGATAAAGGCAAACTATATGCACACGCAGTGTCAAACTGCATGACCTTTAGATAATATAATAGCCCATTCACAATCGAGTGGGCTTTTTTTATATAACATGATAAGTATTTGTACTTTCATATTATCCTTTTAACCCAGATTACGCATTAGGCAACTTTAAAGGTAGGTCTAAAGGATAATCCCATAAACCTACGAACCATTTTCGTCGTTTCTTGACCAGTGCTATTTTAAGCTTGATCGTGTCATTTGTTTTCTCAAAATAAGCTCCAATAGCAAAGGTTCTATATCTTAATGTAGAAAGTGATTTTTGTGTTTTTTCTTGTAAAACAAACATTCTAAACAGTACCATTAGATTATAAGCAATCATCACAAAGATTAGAGCAGCTTCGGTAGCATAGAAGTCTTTTAGATTAAAAGATTCTGCTCCAAAGTCTTGTTTTAGTTCTTTGATTCTATTCTCTGCGTCGCCTCTTGCTCGATAGTTTTTCCATACATCATAGGCCCCACACTCCAAGTTTGTAACATAGGCGGAGTATCTGTAATTTCTGTGTATTTCATCTTCTGGAAATAGACTTAATGTTTTTCCAGGTGCTTGTGGACGTTTACTTATTTTCTGTCTTACAATGATAACTCTTCTAGGTTTTTCCCAATTTTTAGCTTGGTAGAAGGTGTCATTTATTTGGATACCTTCATCGACATTTAGCCAAGAGGTTTGACTGTCTACTAGCCTTTGCACAGGATGAGTAAACTTAGCAGCAATAATGTAGTTCATAGGTTTAGACTCTAAATGATCTAAAATATCCTTTTGAAAAAAACCACTGTCTAATCGAATTAAACCTACTTTCTTATTCCCAAAAACAGATAAAGTATCCTCTAAGAAGTTAATGAAGTTGTTGGCAGAACTTGTATCTCCACTTCGCAACCAAAAGTTGGCTACCATGCGAATATCATTTACAAAAGCTATAATAGGGTGATGAGATTTACGTCCTTTTTTACTTGGATTATACCCTCTTTTAGCTCCTTGTTGCTGTTTTCCATAACGAGTTATGACAGTAGAGTCAATATCTAAGGTAAAATAATTTAAGTTGATGTTTTCAAAAAACCATTGAAAAAAGTGCTTAGCAGTTTCAATGTTACTACTAGCATCGAACTTAGAAAAATAACGTTTATACACATCTTGACCTGGTGAAGTTCGCCAGTTAAATATTTTATCAAAAGCTTTATCATGTCTAATTACTTCTGTGTGTAAAAAGCGGTTTGCACCACACCAAACACTTGCCATAAAAGACTCTAAAATCACATCAATATCATGTGCTCTATTAGAATTTTGACAAGGAAGACTTTCACAAGAATTAATCTGAGATTTAAAGCCTATTTTATCTAACATTTGCTTTAAAAAGACCATTCCACCCCATGGTGTAATCTCTTTGTTTGTAAAGGATAGATCAAAATTCATAGGCTTAAATTTTCTAACGCTACGCGTTAGGAATTACACTTAATAAATATACATCTTTTTCTAATGCGGAATGTGGGTTTAAGCAAAAATAAACAATAAAACAGAGAAATTACACTTAGAAGCGTACCTACTAATTTATAGCAAAATTAACAACTCAACGTCTTGTTTTTTTTCTAAAAAAACTATTTTTGTTCCTATGAAATATGTATCACTAATCGTATTATTCTTCTTTGTAAACTTTATCGCTATGCCGACTATTGCGGTGTTAGCGGGTATTGAGTTGGATATACCTTCAGTGACAATTTCGGAAGAGAACAAGAAACCAATTACCAATGCTGAAGAAGAAGAGAAAGGCCATCTTTGGGACTTTAGTTCTTCTAAAGATTTTAATCTATTAGATTCAGGAAAAGGGTTGGAATCAAACTTTTCTCAACTTAAACTTATATACGAATCACAAGAATTCGATATTTTATTACCTCCTCCTGAACCCTTAGTTTAGTGATTTCTATTAGCAAACGCTAATAGAGGATACAAAAGACATTTTATAGGAGACTTCTCTATTATTATAGATAAGAATGATTATGCAGTTGATATACTGTAGAGCATGTGCTATGTTTTTTTCTGACTCCTATAGTGTCTTTTGTTCTAACAGTAGTCTTTTTTGCAAAAGTGTTACTTGTTTGCAATGACAAAGACTCTAGTTAATTAATCATTTTCCTTTTAACCTGATTATAGGTTTAAACCATTTGATATTGAACTTTTCAATGTCTAACACCTTGATTTTTTGGAAACAATTAATCAACAGACTTTGTATTGCCTTTATCTAGGCTATAACCTTAAGGTATAAAAGGAAAAACTTAAGCGTAAAATTACAATGACAAATAATATGAGTATGGCAGCACTAAAGAGAAGTGTTGCCCCAGGCCTTGTGGTCTTTTTAGTCGCACTCCCACTGTGTTTAGGGATTGCGTTAGCATCGGGTGCCCCGCCTATTTCAGGGATTATATCAGGGATAATTGGAGGAATAGTAGTAGGGGTGTTAAGTAACTCAAATATAAGTGTAAGCGGTCCTGCAGCAGGATTGGCCGCGATTATCTTAGGCGCGGTAACAGAGCTTGGTTCATTCCAGCTTTTATTAACTGCTGGGGTCATTGCAGGAGTATTACAAATCGTTTTGGGACTATTGCGTTCAGGTACAATAGCGAATTACTTTCCATCGAGTGTAATCGAAGGGATGCTTGCAGGTATCGGATTAGTGATTTTAATTAAGCAGCTGCCATTAGTCTTTGGAGTAGGAGCATTAGGAGATATTACTTCTTTTGGTTCAGTTCAAAAAGGAACTATCATTATAGCTGTTATTTCCCTTGTGATATTACTTGTTTGGAATAAGATGAAGTGGACCAAGAAAGTCTCTTTCTTACCTGCTGCATTAATCGTAGTTGTAGTAGGTATTTTAATCAATCAGTTTTGGATAGCAACGGGAAGCTCATTAGCAATTGATCAATCAAGATTGGTATCTATACCTTTGTTTGAGAGTTTGTCTGATATTACGTCTATTTTGGTGTTTCCAGATTGGACAGGCTTTGCTAATCCAGCAGTATGGATGATAGGTGGTACGATAGCTATTGTAGCTTCTATTGAAACATTATTATGTGTGGAAGCGACAGATAGATTAGATCCATTAAAGCGTCATACCAATACCAATAGAGAGTTAAAAGTACAGGGGATTGGTAATATCCTTAGTTCACTATTAGGCGGACTGCCTATGACATCGGTAGTTGTGAGATCATCTGCTAATGTCAATGCAGGAGGACTATATAAAGCTTCTGCTGTAATCCATGGAGTATTTCTGTTAATCGCTGTTATCTCATTGCCTTTGGTGTTAAATATGATTCCATTGGCATCTTTAGCAGCAGTACTTATTTTGGTAGGGTATAACCTTGCTCGACCAACTATAGTTATGCACTTTTGGCATAAAGGTTACACACAGTTTATCCCATTTATCATCACATTTATTATGGTAGTAGTTACAGATTTATTAGTAGGAGTAATGGTAGGAATGGGTATCAGCGTTTTGTTTCTACTTATTGGTAATGTCCGAAAGGCCTTTTCTATGCAACGCTCTGTAAAAGAAGAGCAATTAGTATATACGTTGACTTTAGCAGAGGAAGTATCCTTTTTAAATAAGACAGCCATCAAGAATAGGTTATACCAATTGCCTGATGATTGCCACCTAGCCATTGATGCTAAGCGAATGGGGTATATCCACATTGATGTCTTAGAGTTGATTGAAAACTTTATTAACGTGAAGGCGAAAGAGAAAAATATATTAATTACAACCACGGGGTTCCACAAACAAATCAAGGTATCAAAAGACCAACAGAACATCATTTTATCACACAGAAAAACAATATAACTATGAATTCATTTACAAAAGAAATATTAGAAAACACAACACCTGCTCAAAGTTTAGATTTACTATTAGAGGGAAACAACCGCTTTGTAAATAACTTAAAGTTTAACCGCAACTTCCTACACCAGTTGCAAGAGACAAAAGATGGACAACATCCACACGCTGTGATTTTGAGCTGTATGGATAGTAGAGCCCCATTGGAGCACGTATTAGATCAAGGAATTGGAGATATATTTAGTTTGAGAATAGCCGGAAATGTGCTGACAGATGAAGTAATTGGAAGTATGGAATATGCGTGTAATGTAGTCGGTAGTAAGCTTATTATGGTATTAGGACATAGCAGATGTGGTGCGGTAACTGGTGCTTGTAATCACACAAGCTTAGGTAAGTTAGATACTATCTTAGAGCGCATCCATCCTGTGGTAGATAAAGTAAAAGCAAAACACGCTGGGGAAGAACTAGTAGCTGCAGATTTAGTAGAGTTAGTTACAATAGAGAATGTAAGAACAATCGTGGCTGAACTGCAAAAAGTGAGTCCTTCTTTAACTAGGTTAATTGAGCAAGAAAAGATT is a window of Myroides oncorhynchi DNA encoding:
- a CDS encoding carbonic anhydrase; this encodes MNSFTKEILENTTPAQSLDLLLEGNNRFVNNLKFNRNFLHQLQETKDGQHPHAVILSCMDSRAPLEHVLDQGIGDIFSLRIAGNVLTDEVIGSMEYACNVVGSKLIMVLGHSRCGAVTGACNHTSLGKLDTILERIHPVVDKVKAKHAGEELVAADLVELVTIENVRTIVAELQKVSPSLTRLIEQEKIGVVGAYYDVVSGKVELIC
- a CDS encoding IS1380 family transposase → MNFDLSFTNKEITPWGGMVFLKQMLDKIGFKSQINSCESLPCQNSNRAHDIDVILESFMASVWCGANRFLHTEVIRHDKAFDKIFNWRTSPGQDVYKRYFSKFDASSNIETAKHFFQWFFENINLNYFTLDIDSTVITRYGKQQQGAKRGYNPSKKGRKSHHPIIAFVNDIRMVANFWLRSGDTSSANNFINFLEDTLSVFGNKKVGLIRLDSGFFQKDILDHLESKPMNYIIAAKFTHPVQRLVDSQTSWLNVDEGIQINDTFYQAKNWEKPRRVIIVRQKISKRPQAPGKTLSLFPEDEIHRNYRYSAYVTNLECGAYDVWKNYRARGDAENRIKELKQDFGAESFNLKDFYATEAALIFVMIAYNLMVLFRMFVLQEKTQKSLSTLRYRTFAIGAYFEKTNDTIKLKIALVKKRRKWFVGLWDYPLDLPLKLPNA
- a CDS encoding PaaI family thioesterase, giving the protein MAADRTRTFSWEDPIKALEEAKKLNGYDFLINVLEGNLPMAPIQKAISSRVVSVEKGQVIFQLKCEEFHYNPIENVHGGIISTVLDSAIGCSLLRTLEIGESFTSLDLKVNFLCKITADSPTLKT
- a CDS encoding SulP family inorganic anion transporter, with product MTNNMSMAALKRSVAPGLVVFLVALPLCLGIALASGAPPISGIISGIIGGIVVGVLSNSNISVSGPAAGLAAIILGAVTELGSFQLLLTAGVIAGVLQIVLGLLRSGTIANYFPSSVIEGMLAGIGLVILIKQLPLVFGVGALGDITSFGSVQKGTIIIAVISLVILLVWNKMKWTKKVSFLPAALIVVVVGILINQFWIATGSSLAIDQSRLVSIPLFESLSDITSILVFPDWTGFANPAVWMIGGTIAIVASIETLLCVEATDRLDPLKRHTNTNRELKVQGIGNILSSLLGGLPMTSVVVRSSANVNAGGLYKASAVIHGVFLLIAVISLPLVLNMIPLASLAAVLILVGYNLARPTIVMHFWHKGYTQFIPFIITFIMVVVTDLLVGVMVGMGISVLFLLIGNVRKAFSMQRSVKEEQLVYTLTLAEEVSFLNKTAIKNRLYQLPDDCHLAIDAKRMGYIHIDVLELIENFINVKAKEKNILITTTGFHKQIKVSKDQQNIILSHRKTI